From the Ralstonia wenshanensis genome, the window TTGCCACGTCACCACCGAGGCGCTGTCGGCCATCGTCCAGCGCCTGCACGACGGCAACTGGAGCAGCGCCGAGCAGATCGCCGCGTGTTTTACCGAAGCCGCTTCGGCGCCCGATGATGCCAAGGCCATCATCGCACCGCACCGCGAGGCCATCGATGACTGCTTCAGCCAGGGGAGCGTGCAAGGCATCTTCGCCGATCTGGCCGGCAGCACGGACGCCGAATGGGCAGCACAGACCGCCGCGCACATGGCCAAGCGCTCGCCGTTGATGATGGCGGTGACACTGGAGCTGATCCGCCGTGGCCGCCATACCACCTTGGCCGACGAGCTGCGCCGCGAACTCGACATGATGACGCACGTGTTTGCCGAAGGCGACGGTATCGAGGGCATTCGCGCGCTCGCGGTCGACAAGGACCATGCGCCCAAATGGAAGCACACCAGCATCGACGCCGTGCGTGATGATGAAGTGACTGCGTTCTTTGTCTCGCCGTGGCGCCATGAGCAGCATCCGCTGCTGGGGCTGTCGGACTAGAACCGGTAAACTGCGCGCCTGGATTTTGAATCGTTGACTTGCTGTGACCGCTGAACGCCCCACGCCGAACCCCCGCCGCTTGTCGGTCGCGCCCATGATGGATTGGACGGACCGCCATTGCCGGTTCTTCCATCGCCAGATCTCGCGCCACACGTGGCTCTACACGGAAATGGTGACCACCGGCGCGCTACTCCACGGCGACGTCCCGCGCCACCTCGATTTCGACGAGGTCGAGCATCCCGTGGCGCTCCAGCTGGGGGGCAGCGAACCTGATGATCTGGCACAGGCCGCGCGCCTCGGCCAGCAATGGGGCTACAAAGAGATCAACCTCAATTGCGGCTGCCCGTCTGAGCGCGTGCAACGTGGAGCATTCGGCGCATGTCTCATGGCCGAGCCCAAGCTGGTGGCGCAGGGCGTCAAGGCGATGCGCGATGCGGTGTCGATTCCGGTCACTGTCAAGCACCGCATCGGCATCGACGCCATCGAGACCTACGATTTCGTGCGGGATTTCGTCGGCACCATAGCCGAGGCGGGTTGCGAGACCTTCATCGTCCACGCGCGCAACGCCATCCTGAAAGGCCTGAGCCCCAAGGAAAACCGCGAGATTCCGCCGCTGCGGTATGAAGTCGTCTACCAGCTCAAGCGCGATTTTCCGCATCTGGAAATCCTCCTCAACGGAGGGGTGCAGACGCTGGAGCAGGTCGACTCGCATCTCGCGCATGTGGATGGCGTCATGATCGGCCGCGAGGCGTATCACCATCCGCACCTGATGGCTGCGTTCGATGCGCGGTACTACTGCGCAGCTACGGAGGCCCCCACGCGCGCCGCGGTGGAAGAGGCGATGATCGGCTACGTCGGCCGCTGGGTGGAGCGCGGAGGCTACGCGGGGGCGGCGGTGCGGCACATGCTCGGACTGTATCGCGGTGTGGCGGGTGCCCGCGGCTGGCGGCGCGTGCTGTCGGATTCCAAGGCGCTGGGTCGCGTCAAGACGCTGGCCGACGCCCACGCGCTCTTCGACGAGGCGCGGGCGTACCTGCGGCGCGGCGAAGAATCAGGCGAGGAGGCGGTCGCCGTATAAATTGCGCGACCCCCTAGGCACGCTGAAAGAATGTTTGTATAATTTCGTTTTTCGCCGAGCAGTTGTCAGTTTTGCTGTTCGCACGATGGTGGCTGTAGCTCAGTTGGTAGAGTCCCAGATTGTGATTCTGGTTGTCGTGGGTTCGAATCCCATCAGTCACCCCAAAGAATTCCCTTACAAAACAGCGACTTACTAGAGTCGCTGTTTTCGTTTCTGTATATCCATCCAGTGAAAAATTCCCACCATATTCCCACGGTGGGAAAACTCGACCTCAAAGCGCCTTCCGCTTGACCACCTTGTTGCGGTCGTAGACGCGCGCTGTGATGGCCGGGTTCGCATGCAGATCTGGCAGGGTGCCGCGCTCGGCCTTGTGCGTGGTTGCGTAGAAGGCGCGCAGGTCATGAAAAGTAAAGCGCTCTTCGATGACTTTCTCCTCGAGCGCCTGGGCCATCAGCTTGCTCCACATCGCCTTAAACCCTGCTGACGTGTAGTGGTTGCCGAACCGGTTCGGGAACAGGTAGAGACACTCCCGTTCCTGGCGCGCATGGATGGCGTCAATTCGGTCCAGCAGGTCAGCCAAGCGGGGGGTGATTGCTACCTCCTCAATGACCTCTCCACGCTTTGTGCCGCGTTGCTTCGCACGCTTGGTGCGAATGACGCCGGCTGTGCGGTCCACTTGGGGGCGCACGATGTCCAAGAACTCGGCCTTTCGGCTGCCCGCCAGGGCCGCGTATTCCGCTGTTAGTGCAATGATCTGCCGCTGCGGCGTCTGCCCCATCAACCACTGAACAAATGTCGTGATGGTCTCGACGGCAACGGCATGCGTGCGTGGCTGCTCCGGATTGCGGCGCACCTGGCGGCAAGGGTTGGTTTCCGCTTCGCCGCGTTCGATGGCCAGGTTGATGAGGTTAGAGAGCAGGGCAGCCTCCCGGTTGGCTCGAACCGGAGCAGCCTGGCGCTCGATGCGCAGGTATCGCGCGATGTCTGACGCGCGGATGTCGCTGGCTCGGACGTCGCCGAAGGTCGCGAGCAAGGGCTTGCTGCAGGTCTTATAGTCGGCACGCGTGCCTTCGGCGAGCCTTTTCCAGTCCGGTGTGTCTTGATACTGGTTCCAGAGGCGCTCGATGGTTCCGACGCCTTCGCCTTGGCCGAGGATGTCGAGCACGCGTTGGATCGCCTTGAGCCGATCGGTGCCGAGGTTGATGGGCTTTCCGCCCACAGGGTGGTAGCGGTAGGTAACGAGCCCATCTTTGCGCGGACGGGCTTCCATGCGATCAAGCAGGCCACGGCCGGCCTTAACGGTGCGCGGTCGACTCACGCTGCTACGCTCCATCGCGGGCCGGGGCGCCGTCGTTCATTGTCCCCGCGGCCCCGATTGACCTGTTCCCAGGTAATCATTGGGCGCCCATCAACGCGCATAGGGGGATCAAAGCCCAATTGTTTAGCGATCCACCGCCGCTGCGCGGCACCCTGGACCAGACCGCCGGTCAGTGTCTTGAGATCTTCATTGGTGAGGATCGGCATTCTTTTCTCCCATCCGCTGTGCTGCCACGCCTTCGCAGAGCGTGTTCCTATCGCCAATTGTCCGAAGGACCGCAACTGCAATTCGTCAAATCCTGTTGCGCCCGCGCTCTAGAGGGCTTGCGCCACCTACGATGGCGCGATGTATCGATCAAAGCTCTATCGTGAGTCGCTGCGCTGGTGGGCAACGGCTATCGTCATCGTCTGCGTTGGCGTCATGGGCGCTTGTGGGATGTATCTCTAGGGCAGCCATGGGAAGTCGCGTGCGCGATGGCGCCTGCAGCTCTTGGCCGTTGAGAACCCCAACCAACGTGCGGCCGGCTCGATCTCGAAACTTCTTTGTGCAGTTGCTGGCCATCAGCAACATAAGCTGCCGTCCGTCTGCGCCACGGATCTCGCCGTCGCGGTATTTGAACGCCGGCGGCTTGGGCTTCGTTTGTTTGGCGACCATTTTGTCGACCTCAACAGAATGGTCGGTAACAACCGCCTCGACGTTCGGAGTAGGACTGCGTGCAAGAGCAGATGCAACTTGCAGCAGTGCCGTCCGATACCGCCCCATCGTTTGGAACGTGGCGGCGAAGCCGTCATCGGCGATCAGTGCGCGCAGCTTTGAGAGGTCCGTTGTCCCGGCCGGGGGATTGAGCGTGCTTTCCTTTGGGCTTTCCGTGGCCGACATCACAACGCCCCCCGTTTCGGCCGAACAGCGCCGTTGATCTTCTGCATACCCATCCGGCGCCCACCACGGCGCGCGGCCTGCATGACTTCCTGACACGAGCGGTGCGTTTTGACGGCGCCGTCGAGATCCCGCGCGCAGGGGATGCTGATGCTCTCCCACACGACAACGCCGTCGACGCGCAGGGTGTAGCTGCAATGCAGCGAGCCGGGCACGGGGCGGCGTTGCACGTCGTGCTTGCCGATGCGGAGGGTGGCGGGGGTACGGTTCACTATGCGATGCATGGTTGGTCTCCGTTGCGGCTGGTCAGTCGTCGAAGTCGCCTGCAGCCAGTTTCTTGAGGTCGACCCACACGCGGCGGGTCGTGCGAATGCGCGGATGGGTGCGGGCGTGCGCGGATGCCTCGATGGCGGTGCGGACGGGGCCCGCGGCCAGGGCCTGCGCGTCGGTGCAGATGAGGCGCAGCTTGTTGCGCTCGGCGAGCACGGCCGCGTCTGCGATGGGGCGTGGAGGCATGTCAGCCCCCGAGCACCATTGCGGCTTCGGGCGCGATAGCGCCGGCGAGGCCGAACGCGAAGAGCACTACGGCAAGGCCGAGGGCAGGGTGGTGGCTGAAGTAGCCGGACGCGAGGCGGTGGAGGGCGGAACGGCGCATCGTGTCCTCCTCATGCCTGGCGCTGGGCGACGGGCGTGGGCTCTGTCTCGGACGTTTCGTCGAGATGGAGGGCGTATGCGTGGAAGGCTAGGACCACGCCGAGGGCGGAGAGGTAGGCGAGGAGGTTGGTGAATCGCGAAAGGATAGGCATTCAAGCTCCAAACTGTTAGTGGAGTTGAGATTACCTATGGGTATTTAATATAACAATACCTATGGGGTTCGCAATTTGTAAAGATGTGTCGCCTAGGGCCCCAGGGCGAAATGCATTTAGGCGCTGGTCAACATGGTGGCCTGCTAGCCGTCAAACCACGACTTGACCCAATCTGCGCAGCGTCGCAGGAGAGAGCGCTTTGGCTTGCGCCTCATATCCTGTTCA encodes:
- the dusA gene encoding tRNA dihydrouridine(20/20a) synthase DusA produces the protein MMDWTDRHCRFFHRQISRHTWLYTEMVTTGALLHGDVPRHLDFDEVEHPVALQLGGSEPDDLAQAARLGQQWGYKEINLNCGCPSERVQRGAFGACLMAEPKLVAQGVKAMRDAVSIPVTVKHRIGIDAIETYDFVRDFVGTIAEAGCETFIVHARNAILKGLSPKENREIPPLRYEVVYQLKRDFPHLEILLNGGVQTLEQVDSHLAHVDGVMIGREAYHHPHLMAAFDARYYCAATEAPTRAAVEEAMIGYVGRWVERGGYAGAAVRHMLGLYRGVAGARGWRRVLSDSKALGRVKTLADAHALFDEARAYLRRGEESGEEAVAV
- a CDS encoding tyrosine-type recombinase/integrase, whose protein sequence is MSRPRTVKAGRGLLDRMEARPRKDGLVTYRYHPVGGKPINLGTDRLKAIQRVLDILGQGEGVGTIERLWNQYQDTPDWKRLAEGTRADYKTCSKPLLATFGDVRASDIRASDIARYLRIERQAAPVRANREAALLSNLINLAIERGEAETNPCRQVRRNPEQPRTHAVAVETITTFVQWLMGQTPQRQIIALTAEYAALAGSRKAEFLDIVRPQVDRTAGVIRTKRAKQRGTKRGEVIEEVAITPRLADLLDRIDAIHARQERECLYLFPNRFGNHYTSAGFKAMWSKLMAQALEEKVIEERFTFHDLRAFYATTHKAERGTLPDLHANPAITARVYDRNKVVKRKAL
- a CDS encoding DUF4224 domain-containing protein — translated: MPILTNEDLKTLTGGLVQGAAQRRWIAKQLGFDPPMRVDGRPMITWEQVNRGRGDNERRRPGPRWSVAA